The proteins below come from a single Streptococcus canis genomic window:
- a CDS encoding 4-fold beta flower protein gives MVDYLFNSSGEWICFKVNKFIWDTNGNIIGWLPWGDNDVVTMEGDYLGTIVDKDRIYYFSNHPYRGYPGYPGYPGYPGYPGYPGFAGYKPLPPGAKDIVIKK, from the coding sequence TTGGTAGATTATTTATTTAATTCATCTGGAGAATGGATTTGCTTTAAAGTTAATAAATTTATTTGGGATACGAATGGAAATATAATTGGCTGGCTTCCATGGGGAGATAATGATGTTGTTACTATGGAAGGCGATTATTTAGGAACTATTGTAGATAAAGATAGAATTTATTATTTTTCAAATCATCCATATAGAGGCTATCCAGGTTATCCGGGTTACCCGGGTTATCCAGGCTATCCAGGCTACCCAGGGTTTGCTGGTTATAAGCCTTTGCCACCGGGTGCAAAAGATATCGTTATAAAAAAATAA